ccaacacgaATGCATTGGCATTGATGTCGACATTAAAGGTAACACCACTGCCAAATCGACCTCGTAAAAGTTAGGTTAGAGTCTTCAAGTTCTGGATATGAGACATACAGGCTGTACGTTTGCCTTCCCAAACATGATGAGTCCCATGAGTAACATCGGTGTAGTCGTCAGGCCGTCTACCCCACGCCCCAGCGTTGTCCACGTAGTACGCGCAGCCACTGGAGATTTCATTGCCTTTTCTGGAGTTGACAAGGTAGATGGATTCCCAAGCAGCGTTGACGGAGGTGAGCCCGGCTAGGGCAGCTGTAAAGGAAGTGAATTTCATGTTTGATTAGACGGGTATTTGTTGCGATAGGCGAAGTCAATGGTTGATCTGAGTATTGAAAAACTCAAAACAAGAGGTATTGAAGcgaatatttataaaagtattagtGCGTTATATTGCCCCATGGAATCATGACTAGCACTTGGATTTCATAACGAACAGAATGGAGTATAATGTCTCAGTTGGTCCAGTCGGAAGTGAGGTTATTCAGCTCTACTCAATCTGGACTGCTGACATGCTTTAGAACCCGCTTACTATACATATACGAGTTCCACAATTTAAACTATTGGCGGCCATTAAGGTCTGCTGACACACCGCTGCCAGTTCTTATTTGCAGCAGGACTAATTAGACAGTTCGGCTCAGTTTATACCTCAGGGTTCTTTAGATTGAGGTCTTTCGTTACTTGTTCAGCACAACGgcttttgtctttgtcattGAATGAAAGGGGCATAATTCATATCGGACTCCACTTCAAGGCTGTCATCTGACAATGCAGTCTGGAGGTTGACACAGAAAGTTATGTCTACTTCGGGATATTGAGTAATTTCAGCATGGCCAAGGACCCCAGCTAGCAACTAGGGTTAATATAACCTTGTTTGATGCACAGACGGAATCTCTATGTATAAGACGGAAATGTCAAGGTAGTACAAGTTACTAACAGTAATACTTTATCAACTGTTGTGACCCCGGCTATTCTCTTGTAATAAAGCTTTGGCTAATACTTACGTTATGGAGCTCTTTGCCTACCTCAAAAAGTATCGGATTCCTGTTTATAGGAGACGCAAATTCAACTAAGTATCAGAAGAAGTATCAACTTGTTGGTCAACTCAACATCGGGATATGTCACTACAGTGTAACAAACTATAGAACGACTTGTGCTGGGAAGATGAGTATTCCAATATTAATAGGATAGTCTAAAGCTATGTCCTTGATTCCTCATAGAGCCCATCTCCCTTAAATAAGCCCACCCCCTCCTCGCTCTCCAAATGTGGTTCGCCGGTGTCGGCATTTGTCTTGAGCAATGTTCAGACGCGAACTAGCTTTGTCTAGAGTGAATAACAGTATAGGTTCTCTCCTTTCCAAAGAGATGTCGAGTCCCAGTCTATTTGGCGATTCCGCACTTGATGGCGCCGAACTTGTTCTTAGTCGCCTCCCACCACGCAGACTCAACGTGACCGCCGTTGCAGCCAGAGCCCGACATGAAGTTGATGACCATGTCTCCGTTGGCATCTTCGCCACAGTTGGTGCTGGAGAGCACGCAGGCTCCGTGGAAGTTCTTGTTGTTCATGTTGTCCCAGAAGCCGCCGCACTTGCCAGGGATGTCGTCAACGCCGGAGCCGATAACGAGCCACTTCTTGACGATGGGGCCTTCATAGAAATCCCAGCTGCAGTGGTTGGCCACAGTGCTGGTGGCGAAGCCGAGGACAGCAGCGGCGGCGGATGTGAAAATGGTGGTCTTcattgtggtggtggtgttatAAGAAGATATAAGCTGGGAGATTTTGAAGGTTGGTGAGGATTGTTCTGTAGAGTGGATATTGAGAGAGAATTGTTGTGAGTTGCTGTGAGTTGTTGTGTTTGTCTGGGAGTTTTCTGCCTTCTTATATACACTTGTGATTGCTATTCGGTACAGTCCCTTCTCGTTTTCAGCCTGAAAATGGGTCAATTCCGAGGTCGCTTAGAGCTGTCGTATATCCCACATGGTCTGTTCGGCGGTGTAGTAAGGTTGGTTTCTTGGCAAGGGTCCATTTCAGTTAGGTATATTCTTCGTTCCATTTTTCGTTTCGAGCAATTAGCGAGATCCTACGATTCCTTCGGCTACGCTCAGGCACACTATATGTAGATCCTTTCACTATACAGCAAAGATCATCCGGTCAAGGCTCGAACCCACTACACTGCAAATCCACGTGGACCACATATAAGTGGTCCATCTCTATTACATCCACTCGTCGGCGCTCAGATTACGTAATAATCCACTACACTTGGACCTGAAAGTGGATGTAGTGGAGTGGATTTAGGTGGATTTAGGTATCGTGGGATACTCACTGACCTTGTACGGTTCATAGTACTTATTTTGGTATATAATTGCCTATTAAATCGAGGTAGCTGGACCCAAGTTAGCCGAGATCCATCACCCCTACAGCTAATCTTATAGCATTATACGAGACACTACCCCCTATTGATCGCGTTTTCTAAGATTTCCTGCTGTTGTTTTTGCCAAAATAAAAACTGACGATGCCAGCCACCCAGCCAGGCCAACAGCAGCACCTCGAAGACCGTTTTTTTCACCATTTCAGAGGCTGGGCTTGGTCAGAACGCGCTCGTGATACTAGCTCTTGGCTGTGGGACTTTGGCTACGATATTCAACGTCATGGCTTACGCAAATGGGCTTGCAAGGACTGTATCCTCGGAAATCGTCCCATTATCGCGAGTTTTACCTCTTCAGGTCTCCAGAACGCGGCAAATCATCTATGGCGTGAACACaaaacaccagcaccagagggagagaaaaagagcacagcacagctgAAATCCGAATGCGTACTGAAATCGAACCAGCCGACTATTGCCTCTGTTTTGAAACTGGACGTCAACAAGCCTACGGAACAGAATATCGCGAATAGCTTTATCTCACGCTTTGATAAGCAACACTTTCAGCGTATGCTAGTCGAGTTGATCGTCAGCAGCAACCAGTCCTTTTCCTTCGCCGAGAACCCCGTCCTCCGAGAAATCTTCGGCTATTTGAACCCCTCCGTTTCGATCCAACACGCCAACTTGAGTGCCACCGCTGTCCGATATAAGATCATTCAAGAGTACAACCAGACTTGCGTATTGTGATATGCTaaagtgatatatatcaccgTGAATATATATCACACTTTTTTTCAGCTAAATGTGATATCACGATAGCTAAAATGCTATCGGCCGTGTGGCATGCTTATCAGATAAGATTAGATAATCTTATCTACTTTTGTTGGATCTACTCTAATTAGCTtttgcattacttccaatctacGGAAAATCAGCATGTTTTGAAGTTCATCGTGTTTTTACAAGtcgggcctaccctatatctCAGTGCTTGAAAGATACCAGAGTGCTCACGTATTCCCCCACACTTGCGCAAGTACCCTCTAAACAATATTAGTCGCATTTCATGGTCACAAagattcgcttttcaacctcccCCACGCTGGACATAGTCCTTATGggaattgggaaatggtTTCATTCAATAAATTACCGTTGAAATTTAGAAAGCAGTCGTTTATGGGCTGCGGGGAAATATGATTGctgcagttgcacgatacctatCCTGACGTGTAAGTCTCGGCGGTATAGATgtatacactaacacatcttaGCACATCCACATAGCCTGGGCACTCAAGACAGCAAATCAAGCTCGATCGCGTCAGGTAGCGTCAGGGGTCGGTTGACGCGTTCAAGAAATGAGAGTTTCAGCGAACCGCGCCACTCGTTCGACCGAATCGACCGATTTCGATCGAACATTTGGgcccgttcgattcgataaagacttggcatcgaattAGTCTATCAATTCAATTCCCGTTCGTAAGATATCCATCCCTGGTATTGGAGAAGTAGCATGGATGATAAGTGTTGCATATGCAGCCACAGGAAACGGTGTCACACGATTACGCGTGAATCATCAGAACAGTGTTACAGGTCTGTTGCAGGGTCAGCAGGTCTAGTATCATACCCCGCCTCTTTACCtataagaaggaggagagcaAGAACAACCATGATGATAAAGAGACAGAAGACAATCATTCCGATCATCATTAGATTATGAGTTACCGGTACCTAGTAAGAGCGCGCTGTCTGGCAGTCTGCTGCCTCGACTTTCAATATTGAATTGTGAGTTCATCTTCAAAAGTTATCACTGATACCCTTACTCGATCACAGACTAGAGCATCACCCGATGATCTGCCCTTCGAATCATCTAGCTTCGACGTCATTTTCCGCACCACTCATCCAGAGAAGGCCAAACTAAGGCCATCTGGCAAACGAAAGACGTCTGGTCGTGTTATGTATGGATGCCTTCATTGTCCCCCAGATAGTCCATGGTCAAATGGAAAGCGTGGCAATGCTATTTACCACGCGAAAAGGAAGCATGCCTCTATTATTCAGACGGAGGCCAGTACCGTAGACGAGCACGACACAGATATTATTACCCGGCCGTCAAAGCAGCCTCGGATGGACAATTTTTTTCAGAGTCGGCCATCAGATGCCACTTTACGCCGCGTCTTTAACCGACAGCAATATATAGAATCGATTGTCGGTCTGCTCACACGCCGTCGTTTACCATTCTCCGCGGTGAAATGGGATGAGATGCAGGATATCATATTGGCATGCAATCCGGCTATTGAGGATCTTCTCCTCACGTCCCGCGACGCGGCGATGCGTCATATTACCACTACTTTCGACTTATACCGATCCCAATTGAAAGCAAAGCTTTAGGCGTCCGTATCGAAGATCCATCTCTCGACCGATCTCTGGACATCGCCTCATCGGCATGGCATTTTAGCAGTATGCGCTAGATGGGTTGATAATGGCTATCGACTTCAAAAGGCCCTGCTAGCTATGCCTGAATGTCGATACAGCCACAATGGCGGGCGCCAAGCAACTCTAATGGCGGAAGCAATCGAAGAATACGGTATTGCGAAGCAAATCGGCTATCATACCGGCGATAATGCTACTTCAAACGATACCTATTTGAAACATCTCTCACAAATGCTACAGGATAAATACGGTGTATGCTATTTAGAACGCCGATTAATAGGTAGTTGGTTAACTGAGTCTAGGTATCTTTCCATCCCAGCCAGCGTCGAATCCGATGCATCGCTCATATCATAAATCTCTCCCTTCAAGCCTTTCTCCTTGCGTCCTCGAAAGAAGCTTTACGCGCAGCACTTGCCGCTGCTAGCGACGTGACCGGCGCCGAGATGTACGAACAATTCTACTTCacactatattatatatccgCCAACGAGCCAGCATCGCGGTCTGAAGGTTCGGGACAGCAAGAACAGTCTTTCAGTAAGATATGGAAGGGAAAGGCTAAAAGGGCCGCTCGGAAGCCCCCCGATTTCAAGGATGACAACTTCAGAGGCTGGCAAACCATCCCGGCGATGCGTAAACTACATAACATTGCGGTCTGGCTTCGAAATTCATCTATCCACAGTGATCTATGGGAGGATCGAGTAGGCTTGCGGCTTGGGATCGATAACGACACCCGATGGAACTCTTGGTATAAGCTGATCGATAATCTTATCAGAAGGCAacagggttcggatcaattcaacgagcatcaataTAACACCTCGTTGATAGATAATAGATGATTACGTAATGACAGGtgggttgattgatagaagttgataaacaaacgacattgattgatagatgttGGTATCCGTTGATAGGTGTTGCACCCATATTTgctgacaagccaagcctctagctgttaatcctcagattcttcgacatctggtatcatgttgcccgtccacttcaacattggatcaagatcctggatcACACCAGCGTGGTACCAGCTCCGGATGGTCTGACAGAGTGAAAGAGTATCGGCATGCAGTCGGTTGCGCAGAGGAACCACCATGTGACCGGTGACGCTAAACAGACGCTCGACCTCAGCACTCATGGGAAGTACAGTGTGTAGATCTAGAGCCATGCGTGATAGCCGAGGGTATTTTTGCCTTCTCTTGTGCCAGTAAAGACGCGGGTCCTCCACATGCTTATCGCCTGCAGCGTGATCATGCTCCCATAGTTCAAACTCATCCGGCTCCAGTTGCCGCTGGCGACGCACATGGTGACAAGGAGGCTGACGTTTGCCCGCTGAcgtctcgcctttgctttttgaagtttgtgaatttgttggtcgaaagacgaagggctttcctaggcggctcgaggacgtcttcagcgtcaatcGGCAAATCTTTGTACTGTTCACGCCATAGGCGGTACACCTGTTGCCTCGCTGCGTCGATCCAGTTGGGGTGATCTTCGTACCACCCGTCGAAAGCGTCCCAACGTTTCCCAGGATTCAGAACCGCGGCAGCGTAGATCAATGGTGATTCACCCGCCTTCGCGTAGTAggaatcgagcttcttccacgcattgttgacgttcacgaccaaatgatcaccttcaggaagacctgccacgatgcccttcgcagtctcgaggccgtcgaggagaaactcatatgcatcaaggatttcccaacttgcgccatgaatctggtcaatggcttcctcgccaaggcttcgctgtttctcgcgagactgggagtcgccctgcagggatttgatgacaagctcaaaattgagaaggatgtcatggagagcttgtattgcctcccaatcactctcttccagcctattgccttcctggagaaagtagggttctctgacgcccttcctcaagttgccgcatcttgttcggttctcagagtcgaaatgtgccctagcctcgaatatgaaggtatcgtaaaaaggctttagtcgaagcgcgcgttgcatcatgtagaattgcgaaagccatcgggtggcattgtcggtgacaaccttaactggtttatgggctttgaacccagagtcttctgctgcctctcgaatgcggtgctcctgggccgagataagcttcctcgtccataggtctgaccgattgacttcttgacagaagttgtgaagcttcccaatgggtcctctcttcctccactgctcgtgttcgcgctgcacagtaagcaggccatcgttaacatcccgctcgaaagactcataatcttggccgaaaagaagggcctttacaaccaaatttataacatgacccaggcagcgaactctgcgctctggccaatgaaagcccagggcatccccgatttccgccaaagccgtatcgttgttcgatgcattgtcgacagtgaaatatccgatcttcttctcgatatcgtaggagctgatgacttcgagaaccgcagcggcgatattcttcccagtatgcctgccatccatttcaggcagaccaagcacaattttgtggggttgtgcctgtcggtcgcgatatacggcactgacaccatagagtgagaggccgtttgttgaagtccagccatcaaaagcaagatgaacttgaccagggctctcctgaagcgtcttggctaccagccccttgtttttctcgtattcgcgaaacgcaatcgcccgcacgctcttgtcgctgatgtgcgcgcgttggatgccgaccgaagggctgagatactcgaggaCTTCGCGAAGAAAGGGATGTTGCGCGGTGCGGAAGGGCAGGTTGGCGCTGACCatccacttgaccatcttgcgttggaactcctccttgttgaaagaggcaaccagtcgattcgccatagcttgctgattcgcgtcgttgacgtcgaggccaaagaacgaaacgaccgacatctgatccgccatgtcatgtGGACGTTTCAGAGTATTCGGTACGGTTCGCTTCGCGCTCGCGTTGCGCACGTTGTGgaagctcgagagatgtagctcaacgttgctgaGGTTTCGAGCGTCGTAGTGTGAGGGTCGAAGGTCTCGCTTCTTAACGCAAAAGCCGCAGACCCATGTGGCACTGTTGCCCGCCTTTGAgatatcgaagccgaacttccatacccattgtcttgtagatgacctgcgttcactgagggtgtagcctttgaatcgttcgaagacgaaatcatgatcctcgtcagTAAGGTCCAGGGGGTCAGAACCTGTAAAGTTGGCATCATGAGCGTGGGGATGAGGGGAGgctgatttgcttcgcaaaggcgttgacggtgtggatgatggagcaatggtggccgagctctgcatttcgtcaggtggttgctgttggcgaacgcgtcaacgacgcgtctCGTTGCGCGCGAAATATCTTGCCTCGGTCCGCCCACCTACCCTGCAGTCcgccgtcaacaaacatcaacttcatcaacgttgatgccatctcgttgaattgatatgtcttggcgagtaatgaaattgattgatagatattgaaacatctctgacgcccgttgattgatggttgatgctcgttgaattgatccgaaccctggAAGGCAATCACAGATCAAGCAATTCTTGCTTGATTACGATAAGGAGATCAACGATAATATCCTCAACTCATCAGATTGGGATTACCTTGAAAAAACACATAGATTTCTCCACCCATTCGCGTCGGCAACTTTATGGGCTGAGGGTAAGAATTCTACATTGTCGCAAACATTGTCAATTATGGATGGTTTATTACGCCACTAtgaaaagaacaaggtttGCTGTCTCTTGATAGACTCTAAACCCTAACTTGGCTAATTATCCAATCTAGGAACATTACTCGAAGCTAGAGACGCTTGATCGCCGTATCCTTCATTCAATTGAGATGGGCTGGTTCATTCTCGACAAGTATTATACGATGACCGAAGATGCGCCTGTTTACGCTGCCgccctccttcttgatccttcAAAGCGAATCAGGTACATTGAGCGCCACTGGCCAGAGTCATGGCACGAAAACGCCATTGCTGGTGCCCGTACAATTTGGGAAGAAGAGTACAAAACTCAGCCTGAGACTGGACCTGCAGAGTCGGTTGATGAGGTATGTGCTTCGCAAAAGCGGCAGCCGAACGAGTGGGACGCTTTACTTGAAGAGTTGGAAGTCACCGAGGATCTGGGTGATTGTatggacgatcttgaagaCTTTATCAAGGCAACACCCATAAAAATAAGTGGATCACCACTTCAATGGTGGTGTCATAAGGATCAGCGGAAGACTTATCCTCAGCTAAGTCGAATGGCTATTGATATCCTCTCAATCGCGCCTGAATCAGCTGATCCGGAATCTGCTTTCTCTGGTGGTCGACGTACTCTCTCCTGGGATAGAGAACGAATGAGTTGCGAGAATCTTGAGAAGGTTGAATGTATAGGTAACTGGCTGCGTGAAGGCCATATCCAGAAGGCTGTTTATGGTGGTATGGGTGTAATTACTGATACGGGTTTTCATAGTGGCGGCGATGAAGACTCCGATGTTaattttgattgatttgcgGATGTCTGACAGCATAGGTGGTAAAGTACGATAGTGATACCAATTGTTCTAAAGTGCTATAGTGATATCAATCGTGCTAGAGTGCCATAGTGATATCAATCGTGCTAAAGTGCTAGGGTGATATTCTAGCACACTTTTTGCGAATATGTGAATATGAATATGAATATCACTTTAGCACTTTATATCACAATACGCAAGTCTGCCGGGCTACCGAGATATTACTGTCTGCCAGACACGGATGTCGGTGCTGCCTGAAGATGGCGATGTACTTGACCAGGTTGCTACTGCGGAATCCACCGATCTTCCCTCAGCTAATTTGGGTACCGCGGAGCATGACGATGTTGAGCCAGACGAGGTTGATCAGTGCGCAGTGCCAGATCTGCTACCAGAGGATACAGAGATGGAAACATTACATTTGCACGTTCTCGGCGAAGAGCGCGATGAGCCGCTTCCTGTACGGCCACCGACGcaacaacgtcagcttgatatGCCAGACATTCAGAGGACGCCGATCAATGAGTTCAACCAGTCACAGGCACTCCTGTCCCTAGCCTTTCCAACACTATTTCCTCGCGGTCAAGCCGATTTCGTTGAGCCAAGGTTACGGCCTATCAAGTATGCGGACTACATACAGCATGCCCTTCGATGGCACGATGGCAGATTTGCCCGTCATCCCACTTTCCGGTTTGTGGTTTTCAACACGCTGATGCGAGCACAGGCACGGGCGAAAAGCAGCTATTTCGTCAAGCAATACCAACAAAGGCAGGGCCTAACAACGCGAGATGATCTACTCGAAGCTTTCCAGAACCCCGAATCTGCAGAAGCTCAGCAGTTGCTCAATTCCATCAACCGCCAGGCAGCACAACTTCGCGGGACACGCCCCTATTGGTACCGAAAGCGTCGAGAACTTGAGTCTTACGCCTACAACCTCGACTGTCCTGGTGCTTTTATTACATTCAGTCCAGCAGACCTACACTGGAGAAGCCTATATCAACATTTGCCCCAGTTTCAAGACTGGCAGGAGCTGCCCGAGCAACAGCGAATGGGCATGTCTAGCAAACTTCTCAGGGACAACCCACATATTGCAGCCTGGCACTTCTACAGGCGGTTTGGCTTATTCAGAGATATCGTTCTCAAGCAGAAATTCAACGTCACTGATTATTGGAACAGGTACGAATGGCAGGGTCGTGGGAGTAGCCACTGCCATGGCCTATTCTGGATGGACGGTGCGCCCGGTGTCGACCTGGAAAACGAGGATGCACGTAAGGAGTTCGCCCGTATCTGGAGATTCCACGTCACAGCTTTCAATCCTGAGCCAGCTCGAGTGCTACAGCAGGGAGAAGGTAACCCGTTGGCTGTAAATCCCTTACAGCATCCCCTGACGTTTCAATGGCTCTCACAGGTTCTGAACCGCTGCCAACGCCACCATTGCAGTGAGGCATACTGCCtacgaaagaagaagggttcAGAAGAGATTTCTtgccgcttcttcttcccgcgAGACACAAGAGATACGGCTGAGGTTGTTCGACGACAAGGACAATCCTACTTCTCCTTCGAGGCGGCCAGGAATGACAGCCTTATGAACCACTATAACCGGTGCCTGAGTCTTGGCTGGTTAGCCAACATTGATATCTCCCCCCTGTACCAGCCTCCAAGCTGTGATTAATTATGCAGCCAAGTATTGCAGTAAGATGGAGAAGCGGACTGACAGTTATGCCGGCCTGGGGCGGCAAATCTTGCCCTATGTCTCTCACCAGAATCCACTTCTATCTTTTGCCTCGCGTCTGATGAACAAGTTGCTTGGTGAGAGAGACTTTTCGGGACAGGAGATCTGCCATATCTTGCTCAACTGCGAGCTGCAGGAGGGTACCCGTGTTATAAGAGCCGTCGATTGCCGTCCCTACGAGCAACAG
The genomic region above belongs to Fusarium poae strain DAOMC 252244 chromosome Unknown contig_1, whole genome shotgun sequence and contains:
- a CDS encoding uncharacterized protein (SECRETED:SignalP(1-18)); this translates as MKFTSFTAALAGLTSVNAAWESIYLVNSRKGNEISSGCAYYVDNAGAWGRRPDDYTDVTHGTHHVWEGKRTACRFGSGVTFNVDINANAFVLENPGIPLPFRV
- a CDS encoding uncharacterized protein (SECRETED:SignalP(1-22)) encodes the protein MKTTIFTSAAAAVLGFATSTVANHCSWDFYEGPIVKKWLVIGSGVDDIPGKCGGFWDNMNNKNFHGACVLSSTNCGEDANGDMVINFMSGSGCNGGHVESAWWEATKNKFGAIKCGIAK